A DNA window from Mucilaginibacter xinganensis contains the following coding sequences:
- a CDS encoding response regulator transcription factor, whose amino-acid sequence MKQAKVLLLEDELQLAKIVTETLRKRDFTVTHVLNGVLGLEAIRKNDFDICIVDVMMPFMDGFTFVEEIRKTDKQLPVLFLTAKSQTEDVVKGYDSGGNDYLKKPFSLEELILRLNELLRRRATGKAPSAVALGRYTFDMNKQELWFGGQLSCKLSHRENELLTLLVQHKNEVLDRKAVLLKLWGDDSFFNTRTMDVFITRLRKHLQQDLSVEIINIRGVGYKLID is encoded by the coding sequence ATGAAACAAGCCAAAGTTCTGTTGCTTGAGGACGAGTTGCAGCTTGCAAAAATAGTAACTGAAACCCTGCGAAAGCGCGATTTCACAGTTACTCATGTACTTAATGGCGTTTTGGGGCTGGAGGCAATTCGTAAAAATGATTTCGACATTTGTATTGTTGATGTGATGATGCCTTTTATGGACGGCTTTACCTTTGTTGAGGAAATTCGTAAGACAGATAAGCAGCTTCCCGTTTTATTTTTAACAGCAAAATCACAAACAGAAGATGTTGTGAAGGGCTACGATTCTGGCGGGAATGATTACCTGAAGAAACCGTTTAGTCTGGAGGAACTGATCCTGCGGCTTAATGAATTGTTGCGCCGCAGGGCCACGGGCAAGGCTCCATCAGCAGTGGCGTTAGGGCGATACACATTTGACATGAACAAGCAGGAGTTATGGTTCGGCGGGCAGTTGTCATGCAAGTTGTCGCACCGTGAAAACGAACTTCTAACGCTGCTGGTACAGCACAAAAACGAGGTGCTTGACCGTAAAGCGGTATTGTTAAAGCTGTGGGGGGATGATAGTTTTTTTAATACCCGCACCATGGATGTTTTTATCACCAGGCTGCGCAAACACCTTCAG
- a CDS encoding sensor histidine kinase, which produces MKKRIVLILILMSACVTGITFLQLYWNYQNYKSTVKTFKHDINEALDKAIEREMDARERKIVARFKGWLADTTFVTITCNNKNRDSNTVFTLADTHPYFKKDRGVSFSINAFTEKLSHITPKAKAVFINHMGDSTLRHDLKNGFVYFYTQRLGDSLVKVVDKSRCNAAALGKFYKDELLLRDIDAPFVINPKKQNNPRPFLTRTLNAGLQRPAQKDMVFAGFESPNLYFLRVMKWLIVTSLLLISITIFCFAYTVKTLLSQQKLAELKNDFVNNMTHELKTPVATINIAAEAIQDFNLSKASADEYLGIIRYQAGNLTNLIDQILKSVISEQDSVSLNLSKVNIDQLINGIVQEYKPQSDKANVIVNYNNEDEVLQAIADKPLLKNAIANLLDNAIKYGGPGSVINIGRHIENGSIIISVTDNGPGIPAQYQDKVFDRFFRVPSGDIHNVKGYGLGLSYAKSIIEKHKGTLSLTSKEGRGTKFMISIPFIYHETSQSSVA; this is translated from the coding sequence ATGAAAAAACGGATCGTTTTAATTTTGATACTAATGTCAGCCTGTGTTACAGGTATTACCTTTTTGCAGCTGTACTGGAACTATCAGAATTATAAGAGTACAGTTAAAACTTTTAAGCACGATATTAATGAGGCCCTGGATAAAGCAATTGAGCGGGAAATGGACGCAAGGGAGCGCAAAATAGTTGCCCGGTTTAAAGGCTGGCTGGCTGATACAACTTTTGTAACCATTACCTGTAATAACAAAAACCGCGACAGCAATACTGTTTTTACACTTGCAGATACGCATCCTTACTTTAAAAAGGATCGTGGCGTTAGCTTCAGCATTAATGCTTTTACAGAAAAACTAAGCCATATTACCCCGAAAGCCAAAGCGGTATTTATAAACCACATGGGCGATTCTACGTTGCGGCACGATTTGAAAAACGGGTTTGTGTATTTTTACACGCAGCGGCTGGGCGATAGCCTGGTAAAGGTGGTAGACAAAAGCAGGTGCAATGCAGCGGCGCTGGGTAAATTTTATAAAGACGAACTTTTATTAAGGGATATTGATGCTCCTTTCGTTATCAACCCCAAAAAGCAAAATAATCCCCGCCCTTTCTTAACACGTACACTTAACGCGGGCTTACAAAGGCCGGCACAAAAAGATATGGTATTTGCCGGGTTTGAAAGCCCCAACCTGTATTTTTTAAGGGTGATGAAGTGGCTGATCGTAACTTCGCTGCTATTGATTAGCATCACCATATTTTGTTTTGCCTATACCGTTAAAACGCTGCTATCACAACAAAAACTGGCTGAACTGAAGAACGATTTTGTAAACAACATGACCCATGAGCTGAAAACCCCGGTTGCAACTATTAATATAGCTGCCGAGGCTATCCAGGATTTTAACCTGAGCAAGGCATCGGCTGATGAATACCTTGGCATCATCCGCTACCAGGCCGGCAACCTAACTAATCTTATCGACCAGATACTTAAAAGTGTAATTTCAGAACAGGACAGCGTTAGTCTAAATTTGTCCAAGGTAAATATTGACCAGCTAATAAACGGGATAGTACAGGAATATAAGCCGCAGTCTGATAAGGCCAACGTGATTGTTAACTATAATAATGAAGATGAAGTTTTGCAGGCGATAGCTGATAAACCGCTGCTGAAAAATGCGATAGCCAATTTACTGGATAATGCTATAAAATATGGTGGTCCGGGCTCTGTAATCAATATTGGCCGGCACATTGAAAATGGCAGCATTATAATCTCGGTAACCGATAATGGCCCCGGGATCCCGGCCCAATATCAGGATAAAGTGTTCGACAGGTTTTTTCGCGTCCCCTCCGGCGATATTCATAATGTTAAAGGCTACGGCCTGGGTTTAAGCTATGCCAAAAGTATTATTGAAAAACACAAAGGCACCCTATCATTAACAAGCAAAGAGGGCCGCGGCACAAAATTTATGATCAGCATACCATTTATATACCATGAAACAAGCCAAAGTTCTGTTGCTTGA
- a CDS encoding TIGR03435 family protein, with translation MKKITLLLVLATSFAVAQVKNGEPVPDINFQTILNAPVKNTMLHNLKGKVVLLDFWATWCGSCIEAMPHLKQLQQKFPGKLQIITITDETPKRTAQFLAVKPSNLWFAIDTGRDIASLFPHQLIPHSVLIGADGKLIANTSPELVTEKVIDSVLNNKEIHLAEKKDVVMDYQEIIKKYFFAADTVKSRFSMLPEIKGAPGLSTTWLMDSTFNGRRLTCLNLGLTSLYRLANNDFPYSRILDKTVKSKNDRPYCLDIIVAKKEDLLPTLQKELAKRFDLQAQVEQQSKTAWVLKITDPEKFKKNLRNTSGKRTYSASHGAIDEQNITMSDFADYLESYGLGKLPVVDETGNTEKFDINFSFQPENPASLIQVLTDMGLGVEKQERKIGVLLIYNQKTS, from the coding sequence ATGAAAAAAATAACCCTTTTACTCGTCCTGGCAACCAGCTTCGCAGTTGCCCAGGTTAAAAATGGCGAACCAGTTCCCGATATAAATTTTCAGACCATTTTAAATGCCCCTGTAAAGAATACAATGCTACATAATTTAAAAGGCAAAGTTGTTTTACTTGATTTTTGGGCAACCTGGTGCGGATCGTGCATTGAAGCCATGCCGCACCTCAAACAACTGCAACAAAAATTCCCCGGTAAGCTACAGATCATCACCATAACCGACGAAACACCTAAGCGCACCGCCCAGTTTTTAGCTGTTAAACCATCAAACCTATGGTTTGCCATAGATACCGGAAGGGATATTGCCAGCCTTTTCCCGCACCAGCTCATTCCGCACAGCGTGCTTATTGGTGCTGATGGCAAATTAATTGCAAATACCAGCCCTGAACTGGTTACCGAAAAAGTTATTGACAGTGTATTGAACAACAAAGAAATACACCTTGCTGAAAAGAAGGATGTTGTGATGGATTATCAGGAGATCATTAAAAAATATTTTTTTGCTGCCGACACTGTTAAAAGCAGGTTTAGCATGCTACCCGAAATTAAAGGTGCACCAGGGCTCAGTACCACCTGGCTAATGGACAGCACATTTAACGGCCGGAGGTTAACCTGTTTAAATCTTGGACTTACCTCTCTTTACCGGTTGGCCAACAATGATTTTCCTTATTCAAGAATCCTTGATAAAACCGTAAAAAGCAAAAACGACCGTCCCTATTGCCTTGACATTATTGTAGCTAAAAAAGAAGACTTGCTACCCACGCTGCAAAAAGAGCTGGCAAAAAGATTTGACCTGCAGGCACAAGTGGAACAGCAAAGCAAAACAGCCTGGGTTTTAAAAATTACCGACCCCGAAAAATTTAAAAAGAACCTGCGTAATACATCAGGTAAAAGAACCTACAGCGCCAGCCATGGTGCAATAGATGAGCAAAATATAACGATGTCAGATTTTGCTGACTACCTGGAATCGTACGGACTAGGAAAACTACCTGTAGTTGATGAAACCGGCAACACCGAAAAGTTTGATATCAACTTCTCATTCCAACCCGAAAATCCTGCAAGTTTGATACAGGTGCTAACTGACATGGGCCTTGGAGTGGAAAAACAGGAGCGCAAAATTGGTGTACTGCTGATTTATAATCAAAAGACAAGCTAA